The proteins below come from a single Pedobacter aquae genomic window:
- a CDS encoding GIY-YIG nuclease family protein, whose product MEDKFFVYALISAKDKRIYVGFSGDLDKRIHEHNSGKTKSTKGFRPWTLLYFEEVQGRDSARKKEKYYKSGIGKEFLKSLLT is encoded by the coding sequence ATGGAAGATAAGTTTTTTGTTTACGCTCTCATAAGTGCAAAGGATAAAAGAATTTATGTTGGTTTTAGTGGTGACTTAGATAAGCGTATCCATGAGCATAACAGTGGTAAAACTAAATCAACAAAGGGATTTAGACCATGGACATTATTATATTTTGAGGAGGTACAAGGCAGAGATTCTGCTAGAAAAAAAGAAAAGTACTATAAGAGTGGCATTGGTAAGGAATTTCTAAAATCATTGCTTACGTAG
- the metG gene encoding methionine--tRNA ligase, whose product MGQDKFKRYTITAALPYANGPKHIGHLAGAYIPADLYVRYLRLKKRDVVFVCGSDEHGTAIANQAMKEQTTPRAIIDKYHELNKHSFEKLGISFDIYHRTSEPIHHETAQDFFRNLNEKGIFKVETSEQYYDEEAKQFLADRYIIGTCPSCGNDGAYGDQCEKCGTSLSPEELINPKSTLTGNKPVRKETKHWYLPLDKYEGWLKEWILEGHKHDWRTNVYGQCKSWIDGGLHPRAVTRDLDWGIKVPAEGADGKVLYVWFDAPIGYISATRQWALDHNKDWELYWKDKETKLVHFIGKDNIVFHCIVFPVMLHTQGEFILPENVPANEFMNLEGDKMSTSRGWSIEMHEYLEDFPHKIDELRYYLTAIAPETSDSEFTWKDYQARVNNELVAILGNFVNRVMILMHKYFDGIVAGSGKIDLSDKAINEAIGNCYDEVEQAFESYKFRQAQTAAMEIARLGNRYLTEHEPWKAYKENPEAAREVLHNCLHIIAHAATCLQAFLPNTAEKIFAMLNLKNNLSFDDEIVFEGGHQLNTAALLFEKIEDEVIERQIQKLIAKKASLEQVKEEASAVAPAKENISFEQFSGLDIRTGTILEAEKVAKTKKLLKLKIDTGIDVRTVVSGIAEFYEAEKIIGQQVSILVNLEPREIKGILSQGMILMAENSSGKLSFVAPTESDINNGSVIR is encoded by the coding sequence TTGGGACAAGATAAATTTAAAAGATATACCATTACTGCTGCACTACCTTATGCTAACGGACCAAAACATATTGGCCATTTAGCTGGTGCTTATATTCCGGCAGATTTATATGTACGTTATTTACGTTTAAAGAAGAGAGATGTAGTTTTTGTATGTGGTTCTGATGAGCATGGTACAGCCATAGCTAATCAGGCTATGAAAGAGCAAACTACACCCAGGGCTATTATTGATAAATATCATGAGCTTAATAAACACAGCTTCGAGAAGTTAGGAATATCTTTTGATATTTATCATCGCACCAGCGAGCCAATTCATCACGAGACCGCTCAGGATTTTTTTAGAAATCTTAACGAAAAAGGGATTTTTAAAGTTGAAACATCAGAACAATATTATGATGAAGAAGCTAAGCAATTCTTGGCTGATAGATATATTATAGGTACATGCCCTAGCTGCGGAAACGATGGTGCTTACGGAGACCAATGCGAAAAATGCGGAACTTCTTTAAGTCCTGAAGAGTTAATCAATCCAAAATCAACCTTAACCGGAAATAAACCTGTAAGAAAAGAAACTAAGCATTGGTATTTACCTTTAGATAAATATGAAGGCTGGCTGAAAGAGTGGATTTTAGAAGGGCATAAGCATGATTGGCGCACCAATGTATACGGCCAATGTAAAAGTTGGATTGATGGCGGCTTACATCCAAGAGCCGTTACGCGTGATTTAGATTGGGGAATTAAAGTTCCGGCAGAGGGGGCAGATGGCAAGGTACTATATGTTTGGTTTGATGCACCCATAGGTTACATCTCTGCAACAAGACAATGGGCGCTAGACCATAACAAAGATTGGGAGCTGTATTGGAAAGATAAAGAAACCAAATTGGTGCATTTTATAGGGAAAGATAATATTGTTTTCCATTGTATTGTTTTTCCGGTGATGTTGCATACCCAGGGCGAATTTATTTTGCCTGAGAACGTTCCGGCTAATGAGTTTATGAACCTAGAAGGCGATAAAATGTCTACTTCTAGAGGTTGGAGCATAGAGATGCATGAGTATCTGGAAGATTTTCCTCATAAGATTGATGAGTTAAGATATTACCTCACTGCCATTGCACCAGAAACCAGCGATAGCGAGTTTACTTGGAAAGATTACCAAGCAAGAGTAAATAACGAGTTGGTGGCTATCTTAGGTAATTTTGTGAATAGGGTCATGATTTTGATGCATAAATACTTTGATGGTATTGTTGCTGGCTCGGGTAAAATAGACCTTTCTGATAAAGCTATTAACGAAGCTATAGGTAATTGTTATGATGAGGTAGAGCAAGCATTTGAGTCTTATAAATTTAGACAGGCACAAACAGCAGCCATGGAAATTGCCCGTTTGGGTAATCGATATTTAACAGAGCATGAGCCTTGGAAAGCTTATAAGGAAAATCCGGAAGCTGCTAGAGAAGTTTTACATAATTGTTTACATATTATAGCGCATGCTGCAACCTGTTTACAAGCATTTTTGCCCAACACTGCCGAAAAGATTTTTGCTATGTTGAATCTTAAAAATAATTTATCTTTTGATGACGAGATTGTTTTTGAAGGCGGCCATCAGTTAAATACAGCAGCTTTATTGTTCGAGAAAATTGAAGATGAGGTGATAGAGCGCCAAATTCAAAAATTAATAGCAAAAAAAGCATCTTTAGAGCAAGTAAAAGAGGAGGCTAGTGCTGTAGCTCCTGCTAAAGAAAATATCAGTTTCGAGCAGTTTTCTGGCTTAGATATAAGAACGGGAACTATTTTAGAAGCCGAGAAAGTTGCTAAAACAAAGAAATTGCTGAAACTAAAAATTGATACCGGTATTGATGTGAGAACAGTAGTATCTGGTATTGCAGAGTTTTACGAAGCAGAAAAAATCATTGGACAGCAAGTGAGTATACTTGTAAACCTAGAACCAAGAGAAATTAAAGGAATTTTATCTCAAGGGATGATTTTAATGGCCGAAAATTCATCAGGAAAACTTAGTTTTGTAGCACCAACAGAAAGTGATATTAATAACGGTTCTGTAATTAGGTAA